ACGGTGACGGCAAGCTGCCTCACCTCGGGGAGATCGGAGTCCGCGCACCAGGTGAGGAACTTCCAGCGGGCGTGGCCGATGCGGTGGCGGTCGGCGGCGGTGCGGGCCAGGGCGAGGAGGCTGCGCAGGTTCTCCTTGGCGATCCACGCGGTCAGCAGCCTCTGGCCGATGTCGCCTTCGTCGAGCAGGGTGTTCCACATGGCGGCGAACTGCTCGCCGGTGAGGTCCTCGCGGTTGCGCAGGAGCCGACGCCTGGCCTTCCACTCCGGGTCGTCGGCGCGTCCGCGCCGGCCGCGGATCTCGGCGGTGGTGCGGCGTCGGACGGTGGAGAGCATCTTGTTGGCGAGCTGGACGACGTGGAAGTGATCGACCACGACCGTGGCCCGGGGCAGGGCGAGGCGGACGGCGGCCCGGTAAGTGGTGGACATGTCGATGGCCACGTACTTGATGGTCTTCCTCCACTCCAGCGGGGCGGCGACGAGCCAGCTGAGCACGTCGGGGACGGTGCGGCCCTCGACCTGCCCGAGCAGCCCGCCGGTGCCGAGCGCGTCGACGAAGCCGGTGTGCCAGCGGTCGCGAACCAGGTGCCACTTGCCGGTCTCAAGGTCCTGCTCCCAGCGAGGACGTCCGCGCCTGGTCTCGTCGATGCCCAGCACCTCCACCTCGGGCAGCGGTGCCTCGGTGACCTCGCGGGCCTGATCACGGAAGGCGTCCATCACGGTCGGCCAGGACAGGTGCAGGTCGCGGGCGGCCTGGATGACGGTCGAGCCGGCGTCCCGCACCCGCCGTCCGGCCCAGTCCCGCAGCCGGGCGGTGATCCGCGCACCGGCCGGTATCTGCGGGACCTGCTCGGTGAACGACCCTCGCGGGCAGGCCGGCTCGGCACACCACCAGCGGCGCTTGTACCAGTGGAACTCCAGCCCGTTCTCCCCGTACGGCAGGTCCCGAGGCCGGGTGACGGCCGAACCCCTCACCTTGGTGGCGAACGCCCCGCACGACGGGCAGGCCGTCGCGGTCTCGTCGGCCGTGGCCAGGTGGACCCGGCGTGTGCCGTCGGTCAGCCGCTCGACCCGCACGACGGACACCCCGTCGAGATCGAGCAGCAGCGTCGTATCGTTGAGCAAGCCCGTGGCTCCTACATGATCGCTCTGCGTCAAGAACAGAAACGATCATGCACGACCACGGGCCTCTTGCTTCCCGGCCCCATCACCGACCGTGACAGCACGTCAGCCGTCCGCCCGGAGCCGCACCGCTCAACTTCGAAGA
This genomic interval from Streptacidiphilus rugosus AM-16 contains the following:
- a CDS encoding ISL3 family transposase — translated: MLNDTTLLLDLDGVSVVRVERLTDGTRRVHLATADETATACPSCGAFATKVRGSAVTRPRDLPYGENGLEFHWYKRRWWCAEPACPRGSFTEQVPQIPAGARITARLRDWAGRRVRDAGSTVIQAARDLHLSWPTVMDAFRDQAREVTEAPLPEVEVLGIDETRRGRPRWEQDLETGKWHLVRDRWHTGFVDALGTGGLLGQVEGRTVPDVLSWLVAAPLEWRKTIKYVAIDMSTTYRAAVRLALPRATVVVDHFHVVQLANKMLSTVRRRTTAEIRGRRGRADDPEWKARRRLLRNREDLTGEQFAAMWNTLLDEGDIGQRLLTAWIAKENLRSLLALARTAADRHRIGHARWKFLTWCADSDLPEVRQLAVTVDRWWTEIEAFIRTGHSNAKSEGINRVIKLVARNAFGFRNADNQRLRTRCVTTRRARGHLRTAQL